The stretch of DNA TGTTGTATTGTTTGTGGCGGCCAAGTTTTTCTACCAGTCCAGCTTAATTTTTTATGATGCGATGCTGCCTGACATCAGTACAAAAGAAACGATGCCGCTTCTGTCAGGGTTCGGAGTGGCCATCGGTTATATGGGTACACTTGTCGGCCTGGCTGTTTATCCGCTCGCCAGCGGCGGTACGTATGCGGATGCTTTTTTACCGACTGCGGGCTTGTTTTTACTTTTCACTCTGCCGCTTGTTCTGTTTTACAAAGAAACGCCGCGCCCTGCGCAGGCAAAACGGCCTTTTTTCGCCGGTTACCGGGATGTGTGGGAAACATTTAAAGATATGAAAAGATACCGCCCAATCTTTTTGTTTATGATCGTTTACTTCTTCCTCAATGACGCCATTGCCACTGCCATCGCCATGATGGCCGTGTATGCAAAAGCCATTGTCGGTTTTTCATCGGGCGAATTTATTTTACTTTACCTTGTTTCAACCATTTCGAGCATCATCGGTTCATTTATCTTCGGCTATGTTACGCGGTCAGCCGGTGCAAGACAAGCTGTTTTTTATGTCGGAATCATTTTGTTCGCCGCTCTTTTGCTCGGGACCTTTGCCATCAATCAGCTGATGTTTTGGATAACAGGCAGCTTATTCGGCGTGGCACTCGGCGCAGTTTGGGTCACGTCCCGCGTGCTGATTATCGAGCTTTCTCCTGAAAACAAGCGAGGTCAGTTTTTTGGGCTGTTTGCTTTTTCCGGCAAGCTGTCC from Domibacillus sp. DTU_2020_1001157_1_SI_ALB_TIR_016 encodes:
- a CDS encoding MFS transporter is translated as MRNKGGWKWFFTMPILSWALYDFANTIFSSNITTIFFPFYVQEIAGGSERLDQIASTFLSYANAVSSFFLVVFSPLFGVWIDQSGRKKRCVMFFAFAAILSTALMGLAAPQNFGNWHGLPAAFMVVVVLFVAAKFFYQSSLIFYDAMLPDISTKETMPLLSGFGVAIGYMGTLVGLAVYPLASGGTYADAFLPTAGLFLLFTLPLVLFYKETPRPAQAKRPFFAGYRDVWETFKDMKRYRPIFLFMIVYFFLNDAIATAIAMMAVYAKAIVGFSSGEFILLYLVSTISSIIGSFIFGYVTRSAGARQAVFYVGIILFAALLLGTFAINQLMFWITGSLFGVALGAVWVTSRVLIIELSPENKRGQFFGLFAFSGKLSAIVGPLMYGTITLLLADHGDIASRAALSSLMLFVLIGLIVHRKIPA